In Corylus avellana chromosome ca8, CavTom2PMs-1.0, the genomic stretch CAATCCTCAGGCCCAGTCTAACCATGGAAAGGTCCAAGCCCAGTAAGGATTCGGGCAACCAGACCTATGACCTCGAGATTCAAGACCTCAGATCCGAGACCCTTCAAGTCGAGACCGTTAAGTCCGAGACTAACTCAGGACACACAGGTCTCGGTAGCAAGGATAATTCGGATATCTTGGGAGAAATAGCTGTTAAATAGATAAGTAATCTTATCCATACAAAAGCTATCACATCTatctaaaatacaaatattGAAATTAAGTGATACATGTAACCACCAAATCCTACGATCTTAATCCCCTAAGATCTCGGTAAGGATAACCACTCAAATCTCTCGTTAGTAACTGCATCGCAGAAACTCAGGGAAGAGTAAGTCATTGGTTAGGGGACTTCCACtacttcatgcctataaaagacggatcatttcttcatatttggGTAAGCGCAACTTTGGCTCTTAAGCTTTCCTTTGTTGcttatactctctctctctcaaattctgacttaggcatcggagtgtccccgccggctcacccccgttctcttcgatccttctctttttctttgttgtgcagtcaaatcTCTTGAGTGTTAGTCGACTCGGACTTGGCAGGTGTGCGATGTCACCAGCAGGAAAACAGTGCTTCAACAATGTTAAAATTTCCAGCAGTAGCTGTTTAGCTTCGAAAGATTGAAAGACATAGCCTCATGCGCAACACTCAAAATGACTCTGGACAGAATCAATATTATAGTTTCTAAGCAAGGGTGGTCTTCCCCAACCCACCCATGCCGATGATTGAAATGACATGATGCTCTGAATCCCCTTCAATAAGCTGCTTCATCAATGTTGCTGAGTGATCAAAAAAGCCCACCACGTCTTCTAACTCGACTTTCCATCCTACGTCTGTGCAGTGCTTCCTCAAGATATAGCGTTGCTGGAACTACATTTGCTTAAGCTCTTATAGTGAGGTATGTTTCCTAATTACCCAAATTTTTTTCGATATTTTTGCTGATGCGTTTTATCTTCTTTCCTACCTTGTGGAGCATTCTTGGGTAGTCAATGTTGATAGTCTTCAACATCTAGTTACTCCTCTGTATTCTACTCTTCTAATGATGAATCTTTCATAGTATCCTCAGTCTGGAAAGCCAACCCTCGATTTGCCGAGCTACTTCCTTCACTATTTCATCGTTTTGTCTTCCCTTGAAATTCTCTAGGAATGTATTTATTAGTTTTAGTTCCCAAGTAAGTTCATTTCATCCTTCAATTCATCAAGGAGATCCTTTTCTTCATCGAGTAGCCGGAGCAAATATTGTACGAGTAAATTAACAGCACTTGATGTAGGATgacatttatctatatttttggtgaaaacaaaaataagaaaaatatcaaaaaataatatttgagcAATGtcgtttgatcaaaatttaccCGTTCtaaaacaatggaagtacaaaatgaaagatttgtcACGATTCGAGCTGATTGTCAATtacatttaattttctttattatattaagattttattttatttgattaagatcttatttattttattaggacattatttcatttccttgctaggattagatttgctttaattattttactttcttttttaggattatgtttactattgCTATTAggattgtgtttattttctctaCTAGTATTTGTCTTCTATATGGATAACTAGGTTTGTAATCTAAAACATACACTTATTCAAATTATTATAGTGAAAATACTGTAGATGCTttaatttggttgaaaaagtAGAGTTGTcgttaaagaaaaaatatgtgttgCTAAAATCATTGATTCCAACTATCGCATCCGTGAAAGAGCATCAACCACCTCCTCCATCACAAGCACAACTCATCACGATcaccacaaaaataaaagatcaataCTGAGTCATTTGAAGATAAtgatgaagttgaagatgacatCCAAAAAGAAATAGTTGAAGAAAGTTTTATGGAATGAGACGAAAAGGAAAATTCGTGTCCTGGTGCTATCTACGCAAATTTCTCCGACTATCTTTTTTCTGAGGAGCTGAGCGTGCCATGTTCGAAAAAAAACTTgaggacgagttttttttttttcaagtggggcTGTTTGATGAAGGATgacatttatctatatttttggtgaaaaggaaaataagaaaaatgttaaaaaataatattggagcaacaCCTTTTGATTAGAATTTTACCCTTTCTCATAAAatgaaagtataaaagaaatGAATTGTCATGATTTGAGCTAATTgtcaattatatttaattttctattttatatgattaagatcttatttattttattaggactttatttcctttctttattatgattatatttgctttaattattttcctttcattttaatgattatGTTTACTATTGCTAGTAGGATTTACGTTTTtctacatgtatttttttttatatatatgatgtgtTCTTTGACAAACATTTTGTTGGTTAAGCGATACAGTAGAAATGGCTTGAAGGTTCCCCAAAGCTTCAACATTTAGGTCCAAATTGTTATGTAAACTCACTGGCCTAGATATATATAGATACCTTAAATTTCAGCTTCCATATCCCTTTTGGCAAACAAGCCAAACAAGTACCTCTCATGTTAAGCGTTTCAAAATTCGTCAGGTTGCCAATGGAAGCTGGAATTTATGCCACTTGAGAAGATTTAATCCTAAATTACCTCAATAAGACCAACTTTCCTATCTCATTGTGAATGGAGGAGATGCTTACTTTCTGCCAACTTGAAGTGTTTGAACACTCGTTTCCAGTGCTTTGACCAAAGCTACATTCACCAAAGCCAAAGAACAACAGAGAACATGCACATTTTGAAGACATGCACATAAGAATACCACCCTAGAAGGAAAGTCTACGAGAATTGTTAGTAGATGAACGGTTAATATATCCAAATACCTTAAGAAACATCTCTTCTTTGCACTCGGATATGCAGATGTCTCGCACAAGATTGGAAATACAACATGTCTTTATTCCTGTGTTTGTGCTCCTGCTAACCACTTGGATCAAGTTTTGATCAATAAGTGCATCCAAGTAATTGAATTCAGCAATGTGCACCATCTTTCTATCTTGGGTTGAGGTATGAATCCCTAAGCTATTCAAAGTTTGATTAGTCTCTATAAGGGAATCTCAGTCTTTTGGATACACACCAATatgcaaaaaatataatttcaattCCTAGTGCAAGTGGATGTAGCTCAATGCCAAGATGTCTTTGTAAATTTTTGTGTTCTGGGTATCAGAGTTACCCTTTACATAATCAACCAATTGATGGCATATTAGGCatgtcttctcttttttattttactttttattttttagttttattttttgccaaAAGTCTCCCTAATGCCACAATGGAAAGTGGTAAGCCACCGCGAGCTATTGCCATTTGTCTTCCCATATATTCTAATTCAAGAGGGTATCTAACGTAAGAGTTCCCAACTTTCATCTTGGTTAAGAAATGGGGGAAGACAAGGGGTAGAGCTTGCACTTGAAGCCACTCTTTTAATGTGGCTAGTGATCAAAATTCTGCTTCCGTTTGAGTCTTTGGGAAAAGCAAGTTTGGCCTTATTCCAGACGTTTGTAAACTACTAGGTACCTCCACCCTTGCAAGTGTTCGAACAACTGCTTGactaggtaattttttttttttttaaaattactatgtACTCATGCCTTCGAGCTCCTTTGTCAACTTGTCTCTATCTAATATTGACATGTGAGATGTTAAAATTTTCAGCAGTAGTTGTTTAGCTTCGAAAGATTGAGAGACATAGCCTCATGCGCAGCACTCAAAATGACTCTAGACTGAATCATTATTATAGTTTCTAACCAAGGGTGGTCTTCCCCAACCCACCAATGTTGATGATTGAAATGGAATGACGCTCTGAATCCCCTTCAATAAGCTGCTTAATCAATTTTGCTGAGCGATAAAAAATTCCCACCATGTCTTCTAACTTGACTTGCCATCCCTCGTCTGTGCAGTGCTTCCTTAAGTTTTTGCGTTGCTTGAACTACATTTGCTTAAGCTCTTATGGTGAGGTACATTTCCTAGttacctaaattttttttttcgatgttTTTGTTGATGTGTATTATCTTCTATCCTAACTTGTGGAGCATTCTTGGGTAGTCAATGATGATAGTCAGTTCCTCCTGCTGTGTTCTGCTATTCTAATGATGAATCTTTCAATAGTATCCTCAGTCTCATAAGCCAACCCCCGATTTGCCGGGCTACTTCCTTCACAATTTCATCGTTTTTTCTTCTCTCGAAATTCTCTAGGAATGTATTTATTAGTCTTGGTTCCCTTTGAAGTGAGTTCACTTCATCCTTCCGTCCATCAAGGAGATCCTTTTCTTCATTGAGTAGCCAGAGCAAGTATTGTATGAGTGAACTAACAATACCGTGATGTCGGATGACATTTAACTATATTTTTGAtgaaaacgaaaataaaaaaaatatcaaaaaataatatttaagcaacatcatttaatcaaaattttacccGTTCttaaacaatggaagtacaaaataaaatatttgtcaCTATTTGAGTTGATTgtcaattatatttaattttctattttatattaagattttattttatttgcttaagatcttatttattttattaggactttatttccttcaTTTACTAGGATTTACTTTTTCTATGAGTattcttgttatatatatatatatatataatatgcatACTCGAGTGCGTTGCATATGTGGATCAGGATCTATAGCAATAGATAGGAAATTAcccatgggtttttttttttgtaaatctGGACTGTTGATTTCCATCCAACCGTCTAAATTTCGCTACGTGTCCcactcaaaagaaaataataaaatataatttaaattttaaaaaataaaaataaaattaaataattaatttaaaattataccatggctggccaccccattttttccATAGCaccttaattattttattttatatttattttttaaaatttaaattatattttattattttcttttgaatgaGACGAGATTTAGACGGTTGAATGGAAATCAACCGCAAAAAAACCCATGAGCAATTCCCCGCTATTGTTGGAGGAGTAGAGATTTTCGGCTGccaagagatttttttttttttttttttttaaaaacggaAAGAGGTTACAAGAAGGATTATAGATGATCGAATTTGAGACATTAACACTAAATTTGAGGCATTATCACCAAATGTAGGATGCTCGAATCCATTTAGAGTGATACTATCCTTAAAGAGTTAACCTTCCACccttaggttttagttttaaatccaaaaataaattttgaggcattaaaattcaaatattagCTTATGAAAATTTAactaacataaaacaaaaaaacaaaaacaaaaatgttttattattattattattattattattttattttgtagatgCAGCCACGAGTTTGGACTACGCTTGTCTAGTTGTCTACCTCAATTTGGCAGCCGCATAGGCGGACTCATTGCTGGAGATCCTGATTCTGCCCcgcagaaaagaaagaaagaatggagACCTACGGAAATGAGGGCAGACGCCGGAAAAGAGCGAGGACCTCCGAAGCATTCTCTTTAGAACATGCTGATGCCGACACCATCTTCGCTCTGTTACTCGCAGCAATCTTCAACTCTCACAGACCCGGCTCCCTCTCCTTGATCGAGAAATGCTTAATCAAGCTCAATCCCTCTTTTCTCTCATTAAGCCCAAGCCCCACCCTCTCTTTGCTCCCATTCATTCTCACTTCTAAGTAATCCCTGCAATGCAGCCCTCTATTCGCTCAAATACAACGTACCCATTTCGAGTTACTGCTAATTCTCGGagttattctttttcttttattgcagAAGGGCCGAGATAGCGGCTCGTGGTGCGGAGATTGTGGGCGCGGCATCGCTGCTTTCGCTGGAAATGAACGAACGGATTGCTTTGGATGGTGAGATTGTGAAAGGTTTGGTCTCGGCGTTGGGGAGTTCGAAGAGGATTGTGTTAATGGCTGCCTGCAATGCTGTTTTGGATATGTCGACCACCTCGGTTGCTCGGCAACGCCTGCTGGAACTCTCTGCTTTGGAGAGTCTTATGTGAGTGTATAAATTAATGGAAGATTATCATGTTTTTATTACCTGttgcatttcttttctttttctttttctttttatttatttttatttatgtggtGGCATTTTTAGTTTCACTAATGTTTCTCAAattgctttcattttcttgacAATTGAGGAAAATAAAGGAGTTTCTGAATTTTAGTGTTATGGTGTATAGTCTTTGGTTACTCAGTAGCATGAAAGATTTGGAATTAGCCAAGTTACCGGTTTAGGCTTGTTAAAACAGTGATCGGAAATAGCAGTGGAATCATCCCCGATGCTGAAGTTAGTAAGTAAATGGGGAGGTAAATTGGTAGAGTATTGGCAAAGAGAATGGAAGTGTGCGTACCTAGGGAAGCTACGTCCCCTCCATTTTATAGGCTTACCATCTTGAACGTCAACTGGGTGATTATTAGAGGTAAGGAATCAGCATAAGAAATAAGCATGGAAAGATCCATGTAGGCATGTAGCCAATCCATCGGATCTCTCCCTAACTGTAAGTTTCCCATCAAGACCAACCCAAAATCAGCAAGATAATTAAGGGTGGATTGTGTTTCCTTATATGATCATATTCAATTTATCACATGTGTGGGGAAAGAAGGGATCTGATGTGTTCCACCCACATGGTGTTATGTGAGACTCTCCTCGTTTTGGGATGTTAGTGGGCCAAAGGCATGGGCTTTCTCTCGAGCCTCTGTGGCCCGGTGGTTTCTAGCTTGGATGACCTTTCGGTGGTGAGGTTTAACAACACAAGAAAAAGCGCTAGTCAATCTTTtttgctatcaccccaaaatgactagtcaattatGACTTtcttagaatcacttataaaacctAGTTTCGCCCAGTAAGGAAGCAATGGGGGAATTAATTTCTATAAGTGTCTTTATAAATTACTCATTCAATGTGGACTACtaatcttcccaatatgggatcggaGTGTTACATGAGATCCCTTGAGCCTTCGATAAGCATATTGGGCACTCCAAGGCTTATTTTAgtataatattaaaacaaattatGGTTTCTGTGGGATATTGATATGAAGTATGCAATTAGTTACTTCTTtcagtacttatcaaaaaaaaaagtatgcaattaggtctctctctttttttttttttttttttttttttttctctatttctaaatgtgtatatatattttttaaattttgtttcgGTTTTGGAGCTGTTGGTGGCAATACCCTTACCCATGCAATGTGGTGTTTGCATGGCTACCGGAAAAGAAGTGGAAGTTCTGGGTAGCATACCTGAAATCATAGGTTGGTGAGATCTGGTTTTGTAAGTTAGAGAGGTGGTTCATGGGCAGGGTTATGTGACGGTACTGCTGCATCACATGACTGacctaattattttttgtttccttagcGAGTGAATTCAGATAGACTGGTTTAGTATTGGCATTTTTAAACGGAAAACTTgtattgtatttttatctttatttattcttcttctgGAGCAATAAATGGATAATGTAATTTATAATTCTTGTGTATAAGATCCTCTCATATACCTCCCTCATTTATCTTGTATAATAGCTGTTGAACTGCAAGTGAAATCAaccaattgattttttatgTTAAAGGATAATAGTACTTAGTATTAATGTTTGTTGCTTTTTCTTgttgaaagaaaaagtaatatcattttcttttttgtgtacTTTTGGCTACTCTGGCCTAGAGCTCAGTGGATTTATGATATTTCGTATGATATGCTTAATAGGCAATCCAATTTGTTCATCCAAAACATAAAAGTTGGGATACCTGCCTACGGGTGCTTTTATTCCTGGGATTTTTGGGTTTAGATTTTACGAAAAAAGTGTTTGAAGAATGTCAGTTGATTGTAGGTGGGGAAGAGATAGATGGGCTATTTGTTGAAGAATATTAGCCACTGGAAAATTCTGGCGATAGTAgagattgtgttttttttttttgggtaaagcaATTTGATTTCCACCAGGTTGGGAAATTTTATAGTCTTTGGGGTTTCAAAAGCCATGAGAGAAGGATCATTGTCTGGCCTTTGGGTTGTAAACAGGGAAGTAAAAAAGAGAGGTTCAATGGTGTTCCCTAGCTGTATACATTAATCTGTGTGCAGTgcatggagaagaagaagatgaaaagaaagagaaaaaagccTAATCTTTCGCTTATTATATTCACTTTAATTCAATATCTTAGTAGTATTTTGAGGGTTTAGATTAAACAAACAGTAGATACCCAAATACCCATTAAAagttctgaatttttttttaatactctttCTATCAGTTACACCCTCTGAAAGACTAAGGCATATCTGCACTTTTTGGTTTTAGACCTTATTCAGTTCCCTCCGACAACTTTCTTTGCTAAATGATAAATATACTATTTTACCTTTCCCATCTTATTATATGCTTTACTGAAAGCACACCTTTTCTCCTTCAAGCGGGTTTGAGTAAGAAAAAAGTTTCAGATTCTGCAGAACATTCAGCACTTCTGAACACCTTTAATTATCATCTACAaattaaaagatgaaagagTCTTGGTCTAGAAGAGGAAACTAGTGAAAACCGGGATTGGAAACACTGTTCGTCTTGGCATATTGGTATGGGTTTGCTCTTGGATGTAGACAGAAGTTGAACTCTTGTTTTCGCTTTTCCTCAATGATCTTTTCCATTAAGTTTaatgatttttgtgtttttaggcaACACCTAGACACTCTAATTGTCTGTAACTTTCTTGAACTTTCTAATTATAGTTTTCTTCCTGTGATTATCTTCACTTGAGTAATATATTGTTATGATGCTGAAGTCGACAGGCCGTGAGGCTCAACCAAATCAAAGGCCAGTAATGGCATTGATTTCCTTGCCATTTTTTAGCCCATGGTGGCAAAAATGGCTTCCCTGCTTTTTTCACATTGTGATTATATATCAGTTTGTGTTTGGATTCCACATCCGACAGTATATTAGATAGCTGATTTAAGGATTTTGAGTAATTTGACTTTAACTTTCATTAGGTTTGGATTGCTTCAGGTTCCTAAATTTTCAGGGATGCCAGTTTCTATATGCTCTGTGGATGATGGAAGTGTTACCTGTTGCAAGATTGGAATTGAGGAAGATGAATTTCCAGTATTACTTCTTACTGCATGCATAATTCTCATTAACTCCTGCAACATTGAGCAATTGGAAAAGCTCCCAAGAATCCTCTCTGAAACTTTCTTGGTCTCTTTGAAAAAGCTGTGGGCTGAAGTGCATAATGAAATGTTACTTGCCAACCCCATCAAATCCAGCCAAGAGGCACACATTTATATAAGCAATATTAGGATTAATAATCTGGCAGAAAGCATCTTTAGGCTTTCCATTAGAAGTAGTCAAGTTACACCAACTTTGCCTTTGGAGGTGGTTAAAAGAAGTATTTTTGGTTTGAGTAAATCTAGTTTTGAAGATTTCATGTTAACTCATTGGGAGGTATCGCCCTTTCTCATACAAAGACTTTCAAGGGCTTTAAGTGAGAATGATGATATTTTCAGTTCATTTGTACAGCCTCTACACTTGACTAAAACAGTTCCTTCCTTTATTTCTTCAATCCTTCGGAATTTAGTTTCTTGTTTTCCTATTGCTTCAGATGAACTAGACATCCTTAGTTTCTTAACGGAGGTGGGAAATAAATTGGGTTGCCCTATAATCTATCAGCAGGACATACGGGTGTTAAGAACAGAAAGGCAATTGAAAAGAGAGGTTCATTTCTTTCAGGAGAGTTTGGACTCCTGCTGCAAAAAGGGTTCTCACATTTTTAACATTGATGAAGTAAAAAAATGTGAAGAAGCATATAAAGAGGGTTATACAGTTGCTGTACGTGGCATGGAATTCCGCTTTGAGAGCATTGCCGCTATTGCAAATGGATTAGCATCTTTCTTTGGTCAACCATCTGTAGGTGTCAATATGTACTTGACACCACCTAATTCTCAGGGTTTGGCTCGTCACTTTGATGACCACTGTGTGTTTGTTTGCCAACTTTTTGGTACTAAGCAATGGACCGTTTTTCCTCAGCCGAATGTCCAGTTACCTCGCCTATATGATCCTCTTGATAACCTATATGTTGCAGAGGCTGAGGTCTCAATGGCTGAGTGCAGAAAGATTTTGCTAAATGAAGGTGATATTTTGTATATTCCCAGAGGTTTTCCTCATGAGGCATGTACAGATGATGGTGGTCCCAATGGTTCTGCTGGATGTTCCGTGCACCTTACACTTGGTATTGAGGTTGAACCACCTTTTGAGTAAGTAAAATGTTGTCTTTCTTTGCTTGTGAATATCTTTTAAAGTTGGTTCCAATGGTTTTAACTTGTTATGGTTTCTTTTGGTTGTTATATGTGAGAAGTGGTGCTTTTTCTTGAGGGGATATTTTATTATGCTTTCTACTTTTCAAGTTCATATTGATTGCTGAATGTCATGAGGCCAATTTAAGATTTGACCATAACTCTAAGTAGGAAGTTTGTACGACCTTTTTATTTCCTCAGCTAGACAAATTATTCTATAGGGAAAAATCATGGTTAGATATGGTACGAAATAAACATATTATTCTTAATATGCAATAAATTGTTGAAGATGTGTTGTACTTTTCTTGAATGGTAGGATGCATAAGAAATGTAAAATATGCACTAGAAAGTTGGCCTAAGGTGTACGCCGATCTCTAAGGGAGGAAGGGTTGGGGATTAGGAACTTTTTGAGGtttgttatagtttgtatgaacggtttaaacacaaaaggcggagggtattatattattcaacttttgttaacctaatacaagcatcctattatataggattagggaaataccatagagactaaaataccctcaaaaccct encodes the following:
- the LOC132190957 gene encoding uncharacterized protein LOC132190957 codes for the protein METYGNEGRRRKRARTSEAFSLEHADADTIFALLLAAIFNSHRPGSLSLIEKCLIKLNPSFLSLSPSPTLSLLPFILTSKRAEIAARGAEIVGAASLLSLEMNERIALDGEIVKGLVSALGSSKRIVLMAACNAVLDMSTTSVARQRLLELSALESLMFGLLQVPKFSGMPVSICSVDDGSVTCCKIGIEEDEFPVLLLTACIILINSCNIEQLEKLPRILSETFLVSLKKLWAEVHNEMLLANPIKSSQEAHIYISNIRINNLAESIFRLSIRSSQVTPTLPLEVVKRSIFGLSKSSFEDFMLTHWEVSPFLIQRLSRALSENDDIFSSFVQPLHLTKTVPSFISSILRNLVSCFPIASDELDILSFLTEVGNKLGCPIIYQQDIRVLRTERQLKREVHFFQESLDSCCKKGSHIFNIDEVKKCEEAYKEGYTVAVRGMEFRFESIAAIANGLASFFGQPSVGVNMYLTPPNSQGLARHFDDHCVFVCQLFGTKQWTVFPQPNVQLPRLYDPLDNLYVAEAEVSMAECRKILLNEGDILYIPRGFPHEACTDDGGPNGSAGCSVHLTLGIEVEPPFE